A section of the Canis lupus baileyi chromosome 5, mCanLup2.hap1, whole genome shotgun sequence genome encodes:
- the TRNP1 gene encoding TMF-regulated nuclear protein 1 has translation MPGCRISACGPGAQEGTAEPGSPPPPPRELLSSPQPPPPTPTLTPTPAQVSSPADAAPADGQELQRWRQGANGGAGGTGPAGGAAAAAGAGGRALELAEARRRLLEVEGRRRLVSELESRVLQLHRVFLAAELRLAHRAESLGRLSGGVAQAELYLAAHGSRLKKGQRRGRRGRPPALLASALGLGGCVPWGAGRLRRGHGPEPDSPFRRSPPRGPASPQR, from the coding sequence atgcCGGGCTGCCGCATCAGCGCCTGCGGCCCGGGGGCCCAGGAAGGGACCGCGGAACCcgggtccccgccgccgccgccccgggagcTCCTGTCGTCCCCTCAGCCCCCGCCCCCAACTCCGACCTTGACTCCGACCCCGGCTCAGGTCTCGTCGCCGGCCGACGCGGCCCCGGCGGACGGGCAGGAGCTGCAGCGCTGGCGCCAGGGCGCTAACGGGGGCGCCGGGGGCACCGGGCCGGCagggggcgcggcggcggcggcgggggcggggggccgcgcGCTGGAGCTGGCCGAAGCGCGGCGGCGACTGCTGGAGGTGGAGGGCCGCCGGCGCCTGGTGTCGGAGCTGGAGAGCCGGGTGCTGCAGCTGCACCGCGTCTTCCTGGCGGCCGAGCTGCGCCTCGCGCACCGCGCCGAGAGCCTGGGCCGCCTCAGCGGCGGCGTGGCGCAGGCCGAGCTCTACCTGGCGGCGCACGGCTCGCGCCTCAAGAAGGGCcagcgccgcggccgccgcggccgcccgcccgcgctGCTCGCCTCGGCCCTGGGCCTGGGTGGCTGCGTGCCCTGGGGCGCCGGGCGCCTGCGGCGGGGCCACGGCCCGGAACCCGACTCGCCCTTCCGCCGCagcccgccccgcggccccgcctccccccagcGCTGA